From one Mytilus edulis chromosome 1, xbMytEdul2.2, whole genome shotgun sequence genomic stretch:
- the LOC139528263 gene encoding uncharacterized protein — protein MEIIADKYGVNDFHKHQIQQAMDELNRVKVTGNMKFVQAKKAILKQKESLKRKIDESADELIDVLNVKWTNFQGDLSENIEKLKDNSEHNCTEGAACFQQDEEPNSSLNELAKLNLNQICVPKFTPVKEIKNNFGIIEDVYIDYEDKYKTKFKIRRHYNTGLSYINHIAVCSDDSLWLCDTVDSTGIHRIDFEGSDRKSVARFFTNELKINGIAVLPNDDLLVATDGSVIKRVDFKTGDVSDTNYNVSPLQTRAVYITPIGHVLVAAMTYGTAFKFPVLPGHRVVYVFDKQGEKLAMYEYDKFGAPLFKMPDSLTSTNNGNISIADFNAAGGKGRVIVINEAGSVLNVYSGHPDVSKKLLTPVGLTTTEMDTIIVSDMNSHTLHILNDIGQLLTYVNTMEARFPYCTTFNTYGKLYLGCSAPIGQSDKIKLYEIDLSSYKKCKRENRPSGLPDEHQLVWKANGVIILNS, from the coding sequence ATGGAAATTATTGCCGATAAGTATGGTGTAAATGATTTTCATAAACATCAAATACAGCAGGCGATGGACGAACTGAATCGTGTAAAAGTAACTGGAAACATGAAGTTTGTACAGGCAAAGAAAGCCATATTAAAACAGAAAGAATCGTTAAAAAGAAAGATAGATGAAAGCGCAGATGAACTTATCGACGTTTTAAACGTTAAATGGACAAATTTTCAAGGTGACCTATCTGAAAATATTGAGAAGCTCAAAGACAATAGTGAACATAACTGTACAGAAGGAGCAGCATGTTTTCAGCAAGATGAGGAACCAAATTCATCTTTGAACGAACTTGCAAAATTAAATCTGAATCAAATTTGTGTTCCAAAGTTTACACCtgtaaaggaaataaaaaacaattttggaATAATAGAAGACGTGTATATTGACTacgaagataaatataaaactaaattCAAAATACGAAGGCATTACAACACAGGACTGTCTTATATTAACCACATAGCTGTGTGTTCTGACGATTCATTATGGCTCTGCGATACCGTTGACTCAACTGGCATACATAGAATAGATTTTGAAGGAAGTGACCGTAAAAGCGTAGCTAGATTttttacaaatgaattaaaaataaatggtATAGCTGTTTTGCCGAATGACGATCTCCTGGTTGCAACTGATGGTTCCGTTATCAAACGTGTGGATTTTAAAACTGGAGACGTGTCAGACACAAACTACAACGTAAGCCCGTTACAAACAAGAGCAGTTTACATTACGCCTATTGGACATGTTCTTGTGGCAGCAATGACGTATGGGACAGCCTTCAAATTTCCTGTTTTGCCGGGACATCGGGTCGTATATGTATTTGACAAACAAGGCGAAAAACTTGCCATGTACGAGTATGATAAGTTCGGAGCCCCTTTATTCAAAATGCCGGACTCCCTCACCAGTACAAATAATGGAAATATTAGTATAGCAGATTTTAATGCAGCTGGGGGTAAAGGAAGGGTAATAGTGATTAATGAAGCAGGGAGCGTTCTAAATGTCTATTCAGGACATCCCGATGTTAGTAAAAAGTTATTAACACCAGTCGGGCTTACAACAACTGAGATGGACACCATTATAGTTTCTGATATGAATAGTCATACTCTGCATATTTTAAATGATATCGGACAGTTATTGACTTACGTAAATACAATGGAAGCCAGATTCCCATACTGTACAACATTTAACACATATGGGAAATTGTATCTCGGATGTTCAGCACCCATAGGACAGTCCGACAAAATCAAACTGTATGAAATAGATTTGTCTAGTTATAAAAAGTGTAAAAGGGAAAATAGACCTTCTGGGTTACCGGACGAACACCAATTagtatggaaagccaacggggtcataattcttaattcgtaa
- the LOC139527779 gene encoding uncharacterized protein, which produces MSAMSSQVQISPPSATRRLVKTALHQAVLDCRLHQVRLLVAKHNSNMDSKDLNGRTPLMLACMVDEEYGYRMAKILIQAGAFLNLRDVYGRTALSYACMNGRHLIVQCLIREDVIDINEGDNDGDTPLHHATASKNPKVVQALTDCFVKFGLDIDTRNNLGYTALLLACKNGHYASAYQLLVKGRACPTLRDNEVYLNASDWVQKSAEINRGFEHRRYPVSASAPTLSALSFSRESTMYSQPLVPPCQHVKHLALPMSSPVRFGHTFMASLNDRLSDEAFIQGRDARRMLMREIEDYEMVHRPHSLRSHRAKRLHPSTAKLLALNKRSKSLVVPDMTTLFKIYCDQYQPDWRKEKSKKFPSSFTVSSSTSTELPTIET; this is translated from the coding sequence atGAGTGCAATGTCAAGTCAAGTACAAATATCGCCGCCATCGGCGACAAGGAGATTGGTTAAAACCGCTCTTCACCAGGCCGTGCTAGACTGTAGACTTCATCAGGTCCGGTTACTGGTAGCTAAACATAATTCAAACATGGACAGTAAAGACTTAAATGGGAGGACTCCATTAATGTTGGCATGTATGGTGGATGAAGAATACGGGTATAGAATGGCAAAGATTTTAATACAAGCTGGAGCATTTCTGAACTTACGGGACGTATATGGCCGAACGGCTTTGAGCTATGCCTGTATGAACGGTCGTCACTTGATAGTGCAGTGTTTAATTAGAGAAGATGTAATAGACATCAACGAGGGAGACAACGACGGTGATACACCTCTACATCATGCTACAGCAAGCAAAAATCCTAAAGTTGTCCAAGCTCTTACGGACTGCTTTGTCAAATTTGGATTAGATATTGATACACGCAACAATCTTGGCTATACGGCTTTGTTGTTAGCTTGTAAAAATGGACATTATGCGTCTGCGTATCAATTACTGGTAAAGGGCAGGGCTTGTCCGACACTTAGAGACAACGAAGTATACTTAAATGCTTCAGATTGGGTTCAAAAGAGTGCAGAAATAAATAGAGGCTTTGAGCATAGACGGTATCCCGTCTCTGCGAGTGCTCCAACTTTATCGGCTTTGTCTTTTTCTAGAGAATCTACAATGTATTCCCAGCCCCTGGTTCCTCCTTGCCAGCACGTGAAGCATCTTGCTTTACCCATGTCGTCACCTGTCCGATTTGGGCACACGTTCATGGCATCATTGAATGACCGATTGTCAGATGAAGCATTTATTCAAGGTAGAGATGCTCGTCGAATGCTCATGCGCGAAATAGAAGATTACGAAATGGTGCATCGACCACACTCTCTCAGATCTCATCGCGCAAAACGACTGCATCCTTCAACGGCAAAATTGTTGGCGCTAAATAAAAGAAGCAAGTCCTTGGTTGTCCCAGACATGACgacattattcaaaatatattgcGATCAGTATCAGCCAGATTGGCGAAAAGAGAAAAGTAAGAAATTTCCATCATCTTTTACTGTCAGTTCTAGTACTTCAACAGAATTACCAACAATTGAAACATAA
- the LOC139528248 gene encoding uncharacterized protein yields the protein MDVGACDYSVEYDILYDKQRRDCHFNDERKSVVDLYTPEIVREHQDVPVVLFVHGGGWRRGDKAAWKYYLSRDINLLAAIIYGIFGLYGNVGKALARRGIACAVMSYPLTKLSTAWLLFELATSYISSLAVLVVSFGFLAAILWPVGSILSWKFFVGPMQPSTMGLAVAFVTNMFILTIISIQYRYHKLSRFQVVLIWTVLIVFTLSGQKEHFLYLATIVTFLIGQFILLNTNLQVQHLNLDQQVEAVIKCIKKIQNIGNQTRKFNPTDVFLMGHSAGGHLCSIAALHDDNFTKQGISKADIKGVITISAVLQISLMNTTFTRPLYLHPTFGNKPDGWLKRCPSQSLIENTEYIPPFLIVTAERDINLIKDGAVDFNRQSNQLNEGMSDHVIFPGTNHTSIICYFDKTVKNLNLADLCSNFIKSSVV from the exons ATGGATGTTGGTGCATGTGATTATTCAGTGGAGTACGATATTCTATACGATAAGCAAAGACGGGACTGCCATTTCAATGACGAAAGAAAATCTGTAGTTGACCTATATACCCCAGAAATTGTCAGAGAACATCAAGATGTTCCTGTGGTGCTGTTTGTTCATGGGGGTGGATGGAGACGTGGGGACAAAGCTGCATGGAAATATTATCTGAGTCGCGATATAAACTTACTGGCTGCCATTATTTATGGCATCTTTGGGCTATATGGAAATGTTGGAAAGGCTTTAGCACGTAGAGGAATTGCATGTGCGGTTATGTCTTATCCATTGACTAAATTGTCAACAGCTTGGTTACTGTTTGAACTAGCTACCTCATACATTTCTTCCTTAGCAGTATTAGTCGTATCATTCGGATTCTTGGCTGCTATTTTATGGCCCGTTGGAAGTATTCTGTCATGGAAATTCTTCGTTGGACCGATGCAACCAAGTACGATGGGTTTAGCGGTAGCATTCGTAACGAATATGTTTATATTGACAATTATTAGCATCCAGTATAGATATCATAAATTATCTCGGTTCCAAGTTGTTCTTATTTGGACAGTGTTAATAGTGTTCACATTGTCAGGGCAAAAAGAGCATTTTCTTTATCTGGCGACTATAGTTACATTTTTAATTGgtcaatttattttattaaacacGAACCTTCAAGTTCAGCATCTTAACCTTGATCAACAAGTTGAAGCTGTGATTAAATGTATAAAGAAAATTCAGAACATTGGTAATCAGACGAGAAAATTTAACCCTACAGACGTGTTCCTGATGGGTCATTCTGCCGGAGGTCATCTATGCTCTATTGCGGCTCTCCATGACGATAACTTTACAAAGCAGGGGATTTCAAAAGCAGATATAAAG GGAGTTATCACGATCTCAGCAGTTCTGCAGATAAGTCTCATGAATACAACATTCACAAGACCACTCTACCTCCATCCAACATTTGGAAATAAACCAGACGGATGGTTGAAACGATGTCCATCTCAAAGTTTGATAGAGAATACCGAATATATACCGCCATTCTTAATTGTGACAGCTGAGAGAGACATCAATCTTATCAAGGATGGAGCAGTTGATTTCAACAGGCAAAGCAACCAATTAAATGAAGGAATGTCTGATCACGTGATCTTTCCAGGAACAAATCATACGTCAATCATATGTTATTTCGATAAAACAGTGAAGAATTTAAACTTGGCTGATCTTTGTAGCAATTTCATCAAAAGCTCGGTTGTCTGA